The stretch of DNA TCCGGATCCACCTACACCTACCTTATCAATGGCCATGGCTTGGCGGATAACCTTGAGCTGGCCTTCAGGCCTGGTGAGCGGGTGCGCCTGCGCTTCATCAACGCCGGTGCAATGACCTTCTTCAACATCCGCATTCCCGGAGTGCCGATGACCGTGATCGCGGCCGACGGGATGGACGTTGCACCGGTATCGGTCGACGAATTCCAGATCGGAAGCGCCGAAACCTACGACGTGATCGTGACCCCGCCCGAAGGCAGCCATGCGCTGGTGGCGGAGGCGATGGATCGCAGCGGCATGGCCGTGGCCAGCCTGACTTCGCATCCGGGCCACATTGCCACCCCGCCGCCGCTTCGCGAAATCCCCACGCTGACCATGGTCGACATGGGCATGGGGGCCATGGACCATTCGGCCCACGGCGGTGGTCACACGATGGAGCACAGCATGCGCGACACCTCGCGCCTGCCCGATGACGTCGAGGTCGGCCCCGGGATCGACATGATCGCGCCGATGCCGGTCGACCGGATGAACTTTCCCGGCTTGGGGCTCGACGATGTGCCGCATCGCGTGCTGCGCTACACCGACCTCAGGGCTGCGCGGATGAATCCGCACCGCGAGATCGAGCGCGAACTGGAGATCCATCTCACAGGGAACATGGAACGCTACATGTGGTCGTTCGACGGCAAGGCTTTCTCCGCCGTCACCGACGACCCGATCCGCTTCGGCTTTGACGAGCGGGTGCGGGTGAAGCTGGTCAACCAGACCATGATGGCGCACCCGATCCACCTGCACGGCCATTTCTTCGAACTCGTCAACGGCACGGATCACATGCATCAGCCCTTGAAGCACACCGTCATCGTGCAGCCAGGCGGCACGGCGACGTTCGACCTTACGGCGAACGAGCCGGGCGACTGGGCTTTCCATTGCCACCTGCTCTATCACATGCATGCCGGGATGATGCAGGTCGTGACGGTCAGGCCCTTCCCCGAAGGAGGGCAAAGCTGATGCGGCTCGCTCTGCTTCTCGGCGCTGCCTTGTGGGCATACCCCCTCGCGGCGCAGGACCATTCGGCGCATGAATCGACCGACCAAACCAACAGCATGGAGCAGGTCCAGACGGAGCCGGCGTCCGCCGCAATGGATCATTGCGCCATGGGGCACCTACCGCCCGAGCAATGCCCTCCCGAGGAGGAGGCCCATGACCTTGACGCGATGGTGGACAGTGGCGCAATGGACCCCGACGCCATGGACCACAGCCAGATGGGCCATGACGAAATGGATCATTCGCAGCACGGCGCCCAGCCCGACAAATCCGCTCCAGGCGCAGCACCCGAAGAGGCCGTGCCGCCGCGCGCGACCGAGGGCCCGCTTCACGCCGCCGATGCCTTCTGGGGCGAGGCGGCAATGGCCGCAGCCCGTGAGGAAGTGCGCCGCATGCATGGCGGCATGACGACCGGGACGATCATGGTCGAACGGCTCGAGGCGCGTATCCCGACGGAAGGCGGCGAAGACGGCTGGCTGTGGGACCTGCAGGGCTTCTACGGCGGCGACATCGACAAGTTCGTGCTCAAGTCCGAAGGCGAGGGCGAGCTTGGCGGAGCGGTCGAGGATGCCGAAATCCAGGCGCTGTGGAGCCACGCGATCGGCCCCTTCTTCGACCTGCAGGGAGGCGTGCGGCTGGATATCGAGCCAGAAACCCGCAGTCACCTCGTGCTCGGTGTGCAAGGCCTCTCTCCCTATATGTGGGAAGTCGACCTTGCTGCCTTTCTCAGTGACCGGGGTGACCTCACCGCACGGTTCGAGGGTGAATACGACCAGCGCATCACGCAAAAGCTGATCCTGCAGCCTCGTATCGAGCTGGAGCTGGCGGCGCAGGATATTCCCGAGCGTGGTATCGGGGCGGGCCTGACCAAGATCGAGCCGGGGCTGCGTCTGCGGTATCAGTTCGTGCCCGAATTCGCGCCCTATGTCGGCGTCGAGTATGAGGCGAAGCTGGGCGAGACTGCGGACATCGCACGCGCAGAAGGCGAAGATGCGGCGGGCTGGAAGATCCTGTTCGGTGTCAGGGCCTGGTTCTAGGCACCTCCCGCCGACGCTGGCCTATTGGTCCGTGCCCTTTGCCTTACCCCACTGACGCGCTGCCGTGTAACCGAGGTAGCCGGTACCGAAGAGCGCGTAGAGCGAATCCGGCAATGCCGCGAGGTATGCAGTCATCCCTTCGCCGATTGCACGTGCGGCGATAGGATCAAAGGCGGCGATTACACCCATCGGGACGCTGAACAGGATCAGCGTGTACATGACATAGAGAAAGCTGGGGCGCGCGCGGCTGGTCCAGGGATCGGCGCTCTGTGCCTCGGCAACGATGGCGGAAAGTCGGGCCTCGATCTGCCTCAGTTCTTGCGAGCCTTCGAGCGCCAACAACTCGAGCTTGGCCTTGGCCCGGGCCTCCTTGTCGGGGATCACCTTGTCGATGAGCGAAGCGAGCGGGCCGATGAGTGTTTCGATGAGCGGCATGATGGTCTCCTGCGAGTCGATTTCGCGGAATAACCAAATCGGTTCTTGTAGGAGAATTGGCGAACCGTTTTAGAAAGCCAATGCCTGAACCAGCTCGCCCGCCTCGCAAGCAGGCGCGCCAGCCGCGCGACGGATCAGCCAGTCGGCGGCAAGCAAGGGAGATTGCGCGCCGCTTTCCTGGTTGCCGACGGGAACCAGCCCGTCTGGCCCGGCGGACGCGCGGATAAAGGTTTCGCGCGCACCGGCTTCCGGTATCGCTGCGGCAAGGGGCATGGCTGTGGAAACCAGCTCGGCATCGACTGACCCGTCCTGCAGCCCCGCCAGCAACGGCCGCAGGAACAGGCGCGCGGTGACCATTGCCGAAGTCGGGTTTCCGGGGAGGCCGAGCACCCACTTCCCTTGCGCCCGGCCCAGCCAGACCGGGCGACCCGGACGGATATCGAGCCGCGAGAACACCAGCTCAAGGCCGTGCGCGGCGAACATCGGCTTGGCGAGATCGTGGTCCCCGACAGAGGCTCCCCCGATCACGACCACGCAATCGGCATCAGCGAGAGCCTGCGCCGCAAGCGCCTCCAATTCGCCCATGTCGTCAGGTCCGGTGCAACGGGCAACTACCGTTGCCCCGGCGCATTCAGCCAGCGCGGCCACCCCGAAGCTGCCGGATTCGGGCAGGGTGTTCGGCTGGTCGAAGGAACTGCCGGGCGCTGCGAGTTCGTCTCCCGTGGCGATGATCGCGACCGAAGGCGTCAGGGATACTTCGACATGTGCAAGGTCGGCGGCTGCAGCGGCGACCATTCCGCGGGGAGTGAGTCGGGTACCGGCGGGCACTAGAACTTGTCCTGCGCGAAAGTCGCTCCCTGCCAGGCGGAGATTGTCGCCTGGCCCGAAGCCCGGCGTAAACTGGACCCGCTGCCCCTCGCGAACGGCGTGTTCCTGCACGATCACGTAGTCTGCGCCTGCCGGAAGCGATGCGCCGGTAAAAATCCGCACCGCCTGTCCGCTGGCAACGGTGCCGGCATAGGGACCGCCCGCCCGGGATTCCCCGATGACGTCCAGCCAATGACCGGCTTCGGTCGTGGCTTTGACCACCGCATAGCCGTCCATCGCCGACACCGTGTGGCGCGGGGCGTCGGTGCGGGCATGCAAGGGAGCTGCAAGAAAGCGCCCGCCTGCGTCACTCAGCGTGACCGTTTCGCGCCCCAGCGGCTGTACCGCCTCCGCCAGCAGGGCGATGGCTTCGTCGAAACTGGGCATTCAGCCGCCGATCGAGGCGAGGTGCGGTGTACTTCCGCTAATGCCTTCGCGCAGGCGGTGGCCGCGCGCCTTGACCGGCATGGCCGCGAGGATGCGTTCCACCAACTCGTCGTGCTGGTCATCGGACTGCAGCAGGTCGCGCAGGTCGAGCCCGCCTTCGCCGAAGAGGCACAGGTGCAGCTTGCCCCGGCTCGACAAGCGCAGGCGGTTGCAACTGTCGCAGAAACCGGGTGCGTAGGGTGCGATCAGGCCGATCCGTCCGACAAAGTCTGGATGCGCATAGTCTATCGACGGACCCGCGCCGATTTCGCGTGCGAGCGGCTGCCAGCCCGCCTCTTCCAATCGCAAGCGAATGACCTCGCCCGGCGTACGCTGCTCGGCATGAAAGGCGGCGTTGTCGTTGGTGCGCATCAGCTCGATGAAGCGCCAGGCAACGGGGCGCTCCGCAACGAAGGCGAGAATGTCGGACCAGTCGCCATCGGTCAGGCCGCGCATCAGCACGCTGTTGACCTTCACTGCATCGAATTTCGCATCCAGCGCGGCATCGACCCCGGCAACGACTTCGTCGAGCCTGTCGTGCCCCGTGATCCGCGCGAACTCCGCAGGATCAAGTGTGTCGATCGAGACATTGATCGCGTCGATTCCCGCCGCGCGCCAGTCTGCCGCACGCTCGGCCAGGCGATAGCCATTGGTGGTCATCGCCAGTCGCCGAATTCCGGGAATCTGCCCGATATCCCGCGCGATCTCGTCGAAATCGGACCGCACCGTCGGCTCACCGCCGGTTAGGCGCAGCTTCCAGAGGCCCACATGTGCGAAGGCGCGAACTGCGCGAACCATCTCGTCGCGCGCCAGCTCAGCCGGCAGGCCGGGTTGCTTGCGGAAGCCGTTGGGCAGGCAATAGGTGCAGCGGAAGTTGCAGCGTTCGGTCAGCGAAAGCCGCAAATAGGCGAAGCGTCGGCCGTACCCGTCTTCAAGTACGAGCGGGTCCTTGCCCGGTGCGACGGGGAAGGGCTGGTGGGGGGGATCCATGAGCGCCATCGCTATCCTAGCTATCCGGTTTCGCGGGCGCTGGCCATAATCGCCCGCAATGTTTTGCTTCTCCGCCGAGAAGCGAGATATGCAACGGTCGGCTTCGACCCTAGCTCGCCATTTGCTGCGACCGGCGCGGCGGCCCACGGCATTGCGTGGACTTCTTGTCTCCCGCACTTGGTCAGCAGGCGAAGCGCACTATGGTCATGCCATATCCGGCGGCAGTGATCCTGCATCCGTCAGCGAGGTTCGAGAGGTTACAGACTGGTCCGATGCCAGAGGGAAAACATCTAACAGCCATAGTAGCCCCCACGGTCGCGCTGCTGCTTGGGGTACCGGCTCATGCCGAAGACCGGCCGAACGACACGTCGGGTCCGGTCATCGTCGTTACCGGTCGGGGGCTGGATGAGACGCCGGCAACCCCTGCCTACGACACGCAGGAGATCGGACGTGAATCGATCTTGTCCGCTCCATCGGGCCGGATCGAGGATGTGCTGTCGTCAGTTGCCGGGTTCCAGCAGTTCCGGCGGTCGGACAGCCGTTCGGCCAACCCCTCGGCGCAAGGAGCGACGCTGCGGGCGCTGGGCGGCAATGCCTCCAGCCGGGCGCAGGTCTTGCTCGACGGGGTGCCGATGACCGACCCGTTCTTCGGCTATATTCCCTTCAGTGCCATCGCGCCCGAGCGACTGGCGTCGATCCGCGTAACCCGCGGCGGGGGATCCGGGCCCTTCGGCGCAGGTGCGCTAGCCGGAACTATCGAACTTACCAGCGCCGATGCCGACACGCTCGGCACGTTTGGCGGGCAATTACTCGCCAACGACAGGGGTGAGACTGAAGCGAGCGCGACGCTGGCATCTAACCTGGGCAGTGGTTTCGGCGTGATTTCAGGCCGCTGGGATAGGGGCAAGGGCTTCTGGACCACGCCCCGCGACCAGCGCGTGCCGGCGAGCGCGCGGGCGGCCTATGACGCCTGGTCGGTGCAACTGCGCGGGGTGGCGCCGCTGAGCGATTCGGTAGAGTTGCAGGCGCGCGGACTGGCCTACCGCGATGAGCGGACACTGCGCTTCGACGGTGCAGACAGCAGTATGGAAGGGCAGGACGCCAGCTTGCGGCTGGTCGGCCGGGGCGACTGGCAGTTTGAAGTGCTTGGCTATGTCCAGGCGCGCAATTTTACCAATGTCGTGGTCAGCTCGACCCGCTTCGTCCCCGTACTCGACCAGCGCAACACGCCCGCGACCGGGCTCGGTGGCAAGATCGAACTGCGCCCGCCCGTGGGTGACGGCCACGTGCTTCGGCTCGGCGTCGACTACCGCAAGTCCGACGGCGAACTCTATGAGACAGCGCTGAGCGCCTTCAGCGGTGCGGTCACCGCACGGCGCAATGCGGGTGGAACCAACACGGACCTCGGTCTCTTCGTCGAGCACGACCTGACGCTGGGCAATCTGGTGTTGACCGCGGGGGGGCGAGCGGATCGCTTCACCATCCGCGACGGTTTCTACACCGAGCGCAATGGGGCGGGCGCATTGGTGGTCGACAACAGCTTCGCCAATCGCTCGGGATGGGATGCCTCGTTTCGCGGCGGCGCCCTTTACAAGGTCAGCGAAGAGGTGAGCTTGCGCGCCGCAGCCTACAGCGGCTTGCGCTTGCCTACGTTGAACGAGCTCTACCGCCCCTTCGTGGTCTTCCCCGTGACGACGCAGGCGAATGAAGGCCTGCGCAACGAACGGCTCGAGGGCCTCGAGGCCGGGCTTGATATCGTCGCGGGAGACGGCCTCCGTTTCGCGCTGACCGCCTTTGACAACAAGGTGAAGCACGCAATTGCCAATGTCACCATTGGTACCAACTTGCGGCAGCGGCAGAATATCGACGCGATCCGTTCGCGCGGCGTCGAGGCGAATGCGGCCCTGCGTTTAGGTGCCGTGAGTCTCGATGGCGCGATCGCCTATACCGATGCGGAGGCGCAGGGTTCGGGCTTTGCCTCCGCGCTTGACGGCAATCGGCCCTCGCAGACACCGAAATGGGTAGCGGGCGGGACATTGGCCTGGCGACCGGCGCCTGAATGGCTGTTGTCGGCAACCTTGCGCCATGTCGGTGCGCAATTCGAGGATGACCTCGAATCCGATGTCCTCCCCTCGGCCACAACGCTTGATGTGTTCGCCCAGGCGCCTCTGGCCAAGGGCGTGATGCTGGTGCTGCGTGGGGAGAACCTAGCAGGCGAGACCATCGTGACGCGGAATCAGGCTGGATCGACCGACCTCGGAACCCCCCGCACGGTCTGGGCCGGGATAAGGCTTGGCTTCTGAAGGCGCCGCACGACGGCAGCTGCGAATTTGGGGGAAAGGCCACTGGTCGGGACGAGAGGATTCGAACCTCCGACCCCCACACCCCCAGTGTGATGCGCTACCAGGCTGCGCTACGTCCCGAGACCAGTGGAGGGCGGCCCTATAGGACCGGCTTTGCAGCATGGCAAGCGCCCGTCGCACCCAATTCGTTGCCCTTGTCGGGCATTGCTGCTAACCGCGCCGGCACTTCGGCCGGAAGGGAGGCGTCGGGTGCTTGAAATCGCCTGCATGAGTCCCACCTGCGGCCGGTCGCGCCATTCAAACGACAGGTATTTCAATAATGATCGACCTTCTCGCCGCTGCCGGTTCCGCCGCGAGCCAGCCGCCCGCATGGACCAGCTTCATTCTTCCGGCAGGTATGCTGCTGATCCTGTGGTTCCTGATCATCCGCCCGCAGATGCGCCAGCAGAAGCAGCATCGCGAAAAAGTGGAGCGGCTTCAGAAGGGTGACGAGGTAGTCACTGCCGGCGGCCTCGTCGGCAAGATCACCAAGGTTGAAGAACACTTCGTCCATGTCGAGCTGGCCAAGGGCATGACCGTCAAGGCGGTCAAGAATACCATCGGCGACGTGCTCAATGCGCGCGGCAACGCCGCCGCCAACGACTGAGGCGAGGGCCTTCTCCAAATGCTCGATTTTCCAACCTGGAAGAAAGCGTGGCTCTGGCTGATCGTTGCGGTCGCCAGCCTCGCCGCGCTTCCGTCGATCTTCTCGCTCGCCAATACCCGCTGGCCCGACCAGCTGCCGGAGCCGATGGTCAATCTCGGCCTCGACCTTGCGGGCGGTAGCCATATCCTGCTCGAAGCAGACGGCAGCCAGGTTGCCGGGCAGCGCCTCGAGAACATGGAAGAAAACGTCCGCGGCCTCATGCGCAATGCCGAACCGCGCATCCGCATTGGCGACGTTTCGACGCGTGGCGGGCGCCTCAGCTTCATTCTCGACGATCCTTCGCAGATCGACCGGGCGCGTGAGCTGTTGCTGCCTTCGATCAATGGCAATGGCCTTGTCCGTGAATGGGACCTGGCTGTCGAAGATGGCAACCGCATAATCCTCACGCCCACCACGCAGGGCGTCAACAAGGCCGTTTCTGATGCGATGGACAGCGCGACGGAAGTCGTGCGCAAGCGTATCGACGCGCTGGGCACGCGCGAGCCGACGATCATTCGCCAGGGCGAAACGCGCATCGTTGTGCAGGTCCCGGGCTTGCAGGATCCCGAACAGCTCAAGGCGCTGCTGGGCCAGACCGCCAAGCTCGAATTCAAGCTGGTCGACCAGAGTGCGTTGCCGAGCGACGTCGCCCAGGGGCTCGCCCCTCCGGGGAGCGAGATTTTCCCCTATGTCGACACCTCCGCATTTGCCGGCAGTTCGATCGCGGTGAAGCGCCTTGGCGGCATTCGCGGCGACAATTTGACCGGTGCACAACAGAGCTTCGACCCGCAGACCAACGAACCGGTAGTCAACATCCAGTTCGATACTGAGGGCGGTCGCCGCTTTGCCAAGCTGACCACTGAAAACGTCAACAAGCCTTTCGCCATCATCCTCGACGGAAAGGTCCTCTCGGCGCCGAACATCAACGAGCCGATCCGCGGCGGCACCGCCCAAATTTCGGGCGGCTTCACCGTCGAAGCTGCGAACCAGCTGGCGATCTCGCTGCGCTCGGGTGCGCTGCCGGTCGACCTCAAGGTGATCGAGGAACGCACGGTCGGGCCGGACCTCGGAGCCGACTCGATCAAAAAGGGCATGATCGCGATGGGCGTCGGCACGCTGCTGGTGCTGCTGCTGATGGTTGCCACCTACGGCCGCTTTGGCCTCTACGCCAACGTCGCGTTGGTTCTGAACGTGCTGATGATCATCGGCATCATGGCAATCCTGAATACGACCATGACGCTGCCGGGCATTGCCGGCCTCGTGCTGACCATCGGCGCGGCGGTCGACGCCAACGTACTGATCAACGAACGCATCCGTGAGGAACGCAAGCGCGGGCGCAAGGTCGTGCAGGCGGTCGAGAACGGTTACAAGGAAGCGAGCCGCGCGATTTACGACGCCAACATCACCAACGTGATCGCGGCGACGCTGCTGTTCTTCTTCGGCCAGGGGCCGGTCAAGGGCTTCGCTGTCGTCCTCGTCATCGGTGTGATCACCTCGGTGTTCACGGCCGTCACCATCACCCGCATGTGGGTCGCCGGTTGGCTGCGCAAGGCGCGCCCGGCGGACCTCAACATTTAAGGGAGTGCGTCAGATGCGCCTGCTCAAGCTGGTCCCCGACGACACCAACATCAAGTTCCTGAAATGGCGCGTGCCCTTCTTCGTGGTCAGCGGCCTGCTGATCGCGGCCAGCTGGGCGCTGGTGCTGACTCAGGGCCTCAATCTCGGCGTCGATTTCGTTGGCGGCCAGATGATCCGTACGACCTTCACCCAGGAAGCCGAGGCTCCGGTGGCAGAGATGCGCGAAAGCATCGCTTCACTCGGTTACGGCGATCCGATCATCCAGCGCTATGGTGCACCGAACGAGGCATCGATCCGCATGAAGTTGCCCGAAGGGGCGGACAGCAAGCCAGAGCTTGCCAATGAAATGGCGGAGAAGATCACCTCGCGGCTCAAGGCTGACCATCCTGATGTGCGCATCGATGGCGTGGACTCGGTTTCGGGCAAGGTTTCGGGCGAATTGTTTCGCACCGGGATCCTCTCGCTGCTGTTCGCGATGATCGCGATTTCGATCTACATCTGGGTCCGTTTCGAGTGGCAGTTCGGCGTGGGAGCACTGTTCGCGCTGTTCCACGACGTGTCGCTGACGCTGGGGATGTTCGCGCTGACCCAGCTCGAGTTCGACCTCAACATCGTCGCCGCGATCCTGACGATCATCGGCTATTCGCTCAACGATACAATCGTGGTCTACGACCGCATCCGCGAGAACCTGAAGAAGTTCCGCAAGATGCCGGTGCCCGAACTGCTCGATCTTTCGGTCAACGAGACGCTGGCCCGCACCGTGATGACGTCGCTGACGTTGTTGATCGCGCTGATCCCGCTCGTGTTCTTCGGCCCGACGAGCCTGTTCGGTATGACCGCGGCCATCGTGCTGGGCATCTTCGTGGGTACCTACAGCTCGGTCTACATGGCTGCACCGATCCTGGTCTGGGCTGGGGTCAAGAGCGACAGCTTTGTACCGACCGAGTCGGGGATTGACCGCCAGGAACGCATCGCGCGCGGGGAAGTCTAGGGCGCGTCAGACCAGGCTGTCGTAATAGGCAGCCAGCGACGCGCCGTTGGCTTCCCAGCTGAAGGCCGCAACCGTCCTCGCCACATCAGCGGTGGGCCGGGGGCGGCCAGTAACCTGGCGGATGCCCTCCGCAATGCCGCGCACGCTGCGCGTGGCGATAACCCCGGCGTCGGCACTGCGCATGACTTCGCGTGCGCCGCCGGCATCGGTGATTACCAGCGGCGTTCCGCAGGCCAGCGATTCGATCCAGGCATTGGCCAGTCCCTCGCTGGCAGAAGGCAGGACCATGGCGTCTGCCGCGGAATAGAGCGGCGGCAGCGACGTCGGATCGAGACTGCCGAGGAAATGCACCCGATCCGCCACCCCGCACTCACGCGCCAATTTGGCCAGCGAGGCGCGATCGTCACCGCGGCCGACCAGCAACAGGCGGGCATTGGGAACTCCGCCCATCGCCTTGATCACCAGCGCCTGGCCCTTGCGTTCGATCAGGGCACCAACCGTCAGCAACAGTGTGTCGCTGCGGGCAATGGGGATATCGAAACTGCTCGCGACCCGTCCGCGCAAGCCGACATGGTCCAGCGGACGGAACAGGTCATGGTCGAGCCCGGTGTAGTGGACGGTGACCTTGCTCCGCTCCATGCCCAGCGTAGCCATGTCATCGGCCAAGGCTTCGCAGACGGCCAGTACACCGCCGGCTTGCTGCGCCGTCTCCAGCAGCGCTGCGCGGCCATAGTTGCGGGCGCCCCAGTAATGCACATCCGCGCCGCGCGCCTTGACCGAAAAGGGCAGGCCAAGCGCCTTTGCGACCTGCATCGCCGCCGGGCCATCGGGGTAGAAGAACTGGGCATCGACGAGATCGAAGGGCTGTTCGGCATGCAGCCGCCGGGCCAGCGGGATCACCGATCGTGCGATTACTCCGGGGTTGAGCCGTCCGCCTACCCTGGGAATCAGGCGAAAAGTGGGACGATGTACCGCCAGCCCGAAATCGCGCCCGTCCTGCGCGGCCTGCGCGATCGGCTTGTAGCGGCCGAAGGCAATCGGCGGCACACCAATCGGATTGACCACCACCGCTTCCCAATGCGTGTCTCGCTGCAGGGCCTCCAGCGACTTGGCGACGAATATCCCGAAGCGCGGTTGCGCGGCGTTGGGAAACAGTGTCGAAAGCGAGAGGACGCGTCGTGTCTTGATCGACCCGCTCACAGCTTGCGAACCAGCATCTCGGCGACTGCTATCCATGGCGGCCCGTCGATCACCTGCTGCTTCTCGCCATGGCCGGGGGGGAGCACGCCGACGAGCGAACCTTGGCGATCGATCAGGCGCCCGAAGGCAAAGCGACCGCCTTTGCGGGGAACCAATACATCACGGTTGACCGCGCGGCCGGCGTCTTTCGGTGCCAGCTGGCGCAACCAGAGCTGGTCGCCGGGGCGGTATTCGCCGTGGGGATATTCGATCGCGAGAACGATCAGCGCGCCATCATTGCCGAGATCGGTGACGAGGATGGCATCGCGCGGCCTGGTCAACGGCTCGGGCCCCGACGACCCGAGCGATGCGACCACCTTTGGGTGTTCGTTCGCCTCGGAGCGCACCAGCACTTCAGGATCGACGCCCAGTGCACCGGCAATACGGTCCATCCATTTGAGCGAGAGATTGCGCATGCCGGTTTCGAGCCGGCCGATGGTTTGCGGGGTGGTGGGCGGACTGCATGCCTCCGCCAGTTCGGCGAGCGTCCAGCCCTTTTCCAGCCGGATATCGCGGATGCGGTTGATCAAGGCCCTCTCCCTGTAACCAAATCGGTAATTCGGCTTTCCTACACTAACCACACTTCTGCAAGCGTTTCCTGCAATTGAAGGAGACGCCCATGCAGCGCCAGCTAGTCGAACGTGAACTCACCGAAGAAGGCCCGCGCCGGGGGGTAGGCGCCCGCGGCAAGCGCCGCAGCGTCACCGTGAACCTCGCCGAAAGCCCGCTATCCTGGCTCTTTTCGCGCGGTCACCTGAGCGAGCGTCAGTTCGAGGCCGGCGAACGGCTGCGCGCAGATTACGAGCGCGCGCAGATAGCCCCGTCGATCACCATGCGCTGGGATCCGGTGAAGGTCGATTGTGGCGGCGGGCGGGACCATGGCTTAACGGCGTCGGAGCGTCAGATCGCCGCTAAGTCACGCTTCGATGACGCCATGGCGGAAGCGGGCAGGGGACTGACCGATATCCTGTGGCGGGTGGTCTGCGCCTGCGAGGGGTTGCCCGATGCGGAAAAGGCGCTCGAATGGCCTGCGCGCAGCGGCAAGGTGGTGCTGCGCATCGCACTCGACCG from Erythrobacter mangrovi encodes:
- a CDS encoding copper resistance system multicopper oxidase, producing the protein MSISLSRRHLIVSTAGLAAAASLPMPAWAKGVSLPHARRGFGELSGEDLHLTIADHHFATGARTGHAIAVNGTVPGPLIRLREGQNVRLHVKNDLREDSSIHWHGLLLPFQFDGVPGVSFPGIKPGETFTYEFPIRQSGTYWWHSHSGLQEQAGHYGPIVIESAEPDPRYDRDYVVVLSEFTPIHPHEIMRKLKVGEDYFNRQMQTATDGDMSGAERRMWGQMRMNPRDIADVSGSTYTYLINGHGLADNLELAFRPGERVRLRFINAGAMTFFNIRIPGVPMTVIAADGMDVAPVSVDEFQIGSAETYDVIVTPPEGSHALVAEAMDRSGMAVASLTSHPGHIATPPPLREIPTLTMVDMGMGAMDHSAHGGGHTMEHSMRDTSRLPDDVEVGPGIDMIAPMPVDRMNFPGLGLDDVPHRVLRYTDLRAARMNPHREIERELEIHLTGNMERYMWSFDGKAFSAVTDDPIRFGFDERVRVKLVNQTMMAHPIHLHGHFFELVNGTDHMHQPLKHTVIVQPGGTATFDLTANEPGDWAFHCHLLYHMHAGMMQVVTVRPFPEGGQS
- a CDS encoding copper resistance protein B, whose amino-acid sequence is MRLALLLGAALWAYPLAAQDHSAHESTDQTNSMEQVQTEPASAAMDHCAMGHLPPEQCPPEEEAHDLDAMVDSGAMDPDAMDHSQMGHDEMDHSQHGAQPDKSAPGAAPEEAVPPRATEGPLHAADAFWGEAAMAAAREEVRRMHGGMTTGTIMVERLEARIPTEGGEDGWLWDLQGFYGGDIDKFVLKSEGEGELGGAVEDAEIQALWSHAIGPFFDLQGGVRLDIEPETRSHLVLGVQGLSPYMWEVDLAAFLSDRGDLTARFEGEYDQRITQKLILQPRIELELAAQDIPERGIGAGLTKIEPGLRLRYQFVPEFAPYVGVEYEAKLGETADIARAEGEDAAGWKILFGVRAWF
- a CDS encoding holin family protein, whose amino-acid sequence is MPLIETLIGPLASLIDKVIPDKEARAKAKLELLALEGSQELRQIEARLSAIVAEAQSADPWTSRARPSFLYVMYTLILFSVPMGVIAAFDPIAARAIGEGMTAYLAALPDSLYALFGTGYLGYTAARQWGKAKGTDQ
- a CDS encoding molybdopterin molybdotransferase MoeA, giving the protein MPSFDEAIALLAEAVQPLGRETVTLSDAGGRFLAAPLHARTDAPRHTVSAMDGYAVVKATTEAGHWLDVIGESRAGGPYAGTVASGQAVRIFTGASLPAGADYVIVQEHAVREGQRVQFTPGFGPGDNLRLAGSDFRAGQVLVPAGTRLTPRGMVAAAAADLAHVEVSLTPSVAIIATGDELAAPGSSFDQPNTLPESGSFGVAALAECAGATVVARCTGPDDMGELEALAAQALADADCVVVIGGASVGDHDLAKPMFAAHGLELVFSRLDIRPGRPVWLGRAQGKWVLGLPGNPTSAMVTARLFLRPLLAGLQDGSVDAELVSTAMPLAAAIPEAGARETFIRASAGPDGLVPVGNQESGAQSPLLAADWLIRRAAGAPACEAGELVQALAF
- the moaA gene encoding GTP 3',8-cyclase MoaA, with the protein product MDPPHQPFPVAPGKDPLVLEDGYGRRFAYLRLSLTERCNFRCTYCLPNGFRKQPGLPAELARDEMVRAVRAFAHVGLWKLRLTGGEPTVRSDFDEIARDIGQIPGIRRLAMTTNGYRLAERAADWRAAGIDAINVSIDTLDPAEFARITGHDRLDEVVAGVDAALDAKFDAVKVNSVLMRGLTDGDWSDILAFVAERPVAWRFIELMRTNDNAAFHAEQRTPGEVIRLRLEEAGWQPLAREIGAGPSIDYAHPDFVGRIGLIAPYAPGFCDSCNRLRLSSRGKLHLCLFGEGGLDLRDLLQSDDQHDELVERILAAMPVKARGHRLREGISGSTPHLASIGG
- a CDS encoding TonB-dependent receptor plug domain-containing protein; the protein is MPEGKHLTAIVAPTVALLLGVPAHAEDRPNDTSGPVIVVTGRGLDETPATPAYDTQEIGRESILSAPSGRIEDVLSSVAGFQQFRRSDSRSANPSAQGATLRALGGNASSRAQVLLDGVPMTDPFFGYIPFSAIAPERLASIRVTRGGGSGPFGAGALAGTIELTSADADTLGTFGGQLLANDRGETEASATLASNLGSGFGVISGRWDRGKGFWTTPRDQRVPASARAAYDAWSVQLRGVAPLSDSVELQARGLAYRDERTLRFDGADSSMEGQDASLRLVGRGDWQFEVLGYVQARNFTNVVVSSTRFVPVLDQRNTPATGLGGKIELRPPVGDGHVLRLGVDYRKSDGELYETALSAFSGAVTARRNAGGTNTDLGLFVEHDLTLGNLVLTAGGRADRFTIRDGFYTERNGAGALVVDNSFANRSGWDASFRGGALYKVSEEVSLRAAAYSGLRLPTLNELYRPFVVFPVTTQANEGLRNERLEGLEAGLDIVAGDGLRFALTAFDNKVKHAIANVTIGTNLRQRQNIDAIRSRGVEANAALRLGAVSLDGAIAYTDAEAQGSGFASALDGNRPSQTPKWVAGGTLAWRPAPEWLLSATLRHVGAQFEDDLESDVLPSATTLDVFAQAPLAKGVMLVLRGENLAGETIVTRNQAGSTDLGTPRTVWAGIRLGF
- the yajC gene encoding preprotein translocase subunit YajC, coding for MIDLLAAAGSAASQPPAWTSFILPAGMLLILWFLIIRPQMRQQKQHREKVERLQKGDEVVTAGGLVGKITKVEEHFVHVELAKGMTVKAVKNTIGDVLNARGNAAAND